A segment of the Micromonospora sediminicola genome:
GTTCATGTGGACCCCGTAGCTCTCGGCCAGCTCACGGGTCGAGGGCAGCTTGTCGCCGGGCTTCAGCTCACCGCTCCTGATCTTCGCGGTGAGCTCGTTGGCGATCTGACGGTATGGCGCTTCGGCTGTGGGCATGGTGAGGACTCCGGTTGGTTCGGCACCTCCGATCATGCCGGGCCTACACCAGCATCTGCAACAGGCAAGAAAGCCCGATGTGGACGCTCGACCTACACAGGTATTTTGGGTAGGCTGACCCACGTCCGGCTCCGGTTGGTTCGGCAAACCGCGGGGTCGGACCCGGATTGGGCTCCGGGGCCGTACCGCCGAACGAGGCTGCGGTCGCGGGGCCGGCGACCCGCCCGCGTCCCCTGTCTGCGGGCGGGTCGCCTCCACGGCTGGCGAGGAGGATTCGTGCGCAACGTGCTCCACCTGTTCCACCCGGCCCGGCGACCTCGTGGGGGCCGGGCGCCGAACGAGGGCTGGTACCGCTCCGAGTCGTGCCGACCGCTGAGCGTCGGGCAGATCCGCGAGCGGCGGTTCCGCACCGTGCGGCGTGGCGGACTCGACCCGGCGGACGTGCACGCGTTCCTGCACCGGGTCGCCGGCGACCTGGCGCTGGCCCGGCACGACGCGGCCCGGTGCGCCGAGGAGAACAACCGGATCAAGCGGGCGCTCCGCGCCTGGCAGTCCCGGTTCGCGCCGGGGGCGTACCGGTGAGTCGGGAACGGTTCGTCGTACACCTGCCGGTGCTCGCGGCCGACCTCGACGGCGCCCGTGGGTTCGCCAGGGCCATCTGTCGCGCGCTCGGCTTCCTGGCCGACGTCGAGCGGGCCGGGACGACCGTGTCGCGGGAGGACGAGCAATCCCTCCGCCACTGGGTCTGGTGCGACCGGGTGCTGGACGGCGGCCGGCGCTGCCCGCGGGCGGCCGAGCACGACGGTGGTTGTGGGCCGGTGGCGACGACGACTCATGATCGGCGAAGCGGCCACCGAAACGGACATTTCACCCAATAATGGCGTGGCCGCCTGCGACGAGGGGCAGGCGCTTCACGGGGGATTGTGCATGTCCATTCTGAGAGCTACACGAATGCGGCGGTGGTGGTGCGCGGCCGCCGCCGCGACCCTGGTGGGTGGCCTGCTGCCGTTGGTCGGCCCGCAGGCGGCGACGCCGGCCCGCGCGGCCGACGCCAACAACGCGACGCTCGTCGTCAACAAGGGTGGCGACCGCGTCGGTGAACAGACCGTCGGGCCGCTGGCCGGTGCCACGTTCGACTTCTACGCGGGAGTCAGCGGGACGCGTCCCGCCCCGGGCGCCACCCCGAACGCGTCCTGCACCACCGACGCCAGCGGCAGGTGCGCGGTCGACCTGCCTGGCCGCACCGGGACCAGCCAGGGCTACTGGATCATCGAGCGCAGCGCGCCGGACGGCTGGCGGGTCGTGGACAGCCTGGTCACCGGCAACGGGAGCAGCGCGCCGTTCCAGTCCACGCCCTACAACGGCGTGTTCACCGGAGCGGTGGCCAACAACCAGACGTACACCTTCCCGGTGGAGACCACCGGCAACACCAACCGGACGGCGCGTGGCCCGGTGTGGGCCGACGAGCGCGACAACCCGGCGCTGCCCGGGTCGTGCGGCCTGCACGTCGCGCTGCTGATCGACGTGTCCGGCTCCATCCGGCCCGACCTGCCGGTGGTCAAGAACGCGGCGAACGGCTTCGTCGACGCACTCACCGGCACCCCGTCGGAGATCGCGCTCTACTCGTTCGCGACCGACGCCACCGCGGTGCTCAACCCGACGCCCGTCTCCGACCAGGCCGGGGCGAACACCGTCAAGGACGCGATCAACGGCCTCACCGCCGGCGGCACCACCAACTGGGACCAGGGTCTCTGGCAGATCGCCGCGGCGCCGTTCGACTACGACGCCGTGATCATCCTGACCGACGGCAACCCCACCGTGTACGGGCCGCCGCCCGTCCAGGGCTCCGGCAGCTACACCCGGTTCGTGGAGGTGGAGAACGGCATCTTCTCCGCCAACGCGGTAAAGGCGAAGGGCACCCGGGTGGTCGCGGTCGGCGTGGGCGCCGGCGTGTCCGGCGCGCCGGACAACCTGATCGCCATCTCCGGGCCGGTGGCCAACTCGGACTACTACCAGACCGGCTACGACCAGCTCGCGGCCGTGTTCCGGGAACTCGCACTGGAGAATTGCCGCGGCACGGTCAGCGTGGTCAAGAAGGTGATCCCGCCAGGCGGCGGTGACCCGCAGCCGGCTGGCGGCTGGACCGTCTCCTCCAGCAGCGCCGGCGTGACGCCGCCGAGCGCGGTCACCGACACCTCGACCGGAGCGGTCAACCTCGCCGTCGACCTCGGCGGGCAGCCGAGCCGCGCGGTGGCGATCGCGGAGACGCCGCAGGCCGGCTTCGCCCTGGTCCCGCAGGACGGTCTGAACGCCACCTGCGCGGCCAGCGGTCAGCCGGTGCTGGTCACCAACAACGGCGACTTCGGGTTCAACGTCAACGCCCTCGCCAACGACGCGGTGACCTGCGTGATCCTCAACCAGGCCGAGGTCGCCCCGGCCACCGTGGTGGTGAACAAGACCTGGGTGATCAACGGGCAGACCTATCCGGATCCGGAGCAGGGCACCTCCTTCCAGGCCGCGCTGGTGCTGCCCGGCATCGACCAGCCGGCATGGGGCGTGGAGTACCACGACTACGAGGTCGGGCAGTCGATCGTCGTCGACGAGAACATCACCGCGTTGCCGCCGGGCTGCACCAACACGGCCAGCGGGGACCTCGGCGAGCAGACGCTTGCTGCCGGGACCAACACCTTCCAGATCACCAACACGGCGACCTGTGAGACGAAGCTGGCCCTGGTCAAGTCCGTGCGGAACCCGTACGGCGTGCCCGAACCGCCGGCCTCGGCGTGGGACCTGACCGCGTACGGGCCGAACGGGTTCACGGTGAAGAGCGGCGACCCGGCCCGCCCGGTCGTCGAGGACGCCGTCTACGCGCTCGGCGAGAACACCGTCCCCGGCTTCACCCAGACCGTGGTGCAGGGTGCGGTGATCGTGCCGCCGGCCACCGGTAGCTGGAGCTGCGCGCTGCGGCAACGGGACGGCTCGGTGGGCAACCCGGGCTTCGACGGCACCGACGGTCGGGTGTCCGTGCAGATCGGCCAGACGGCGGTGTGCACCGCGGTGAACGAGGCGCAACCCGCCCAGCTGACCCTGGTCAAGGAGGTGCGCAACACCCACGGCGGCACCGCGAAGCCGACGGACTGGGTGCTGAGCGCCACGCCGCCGGCCGGCTCGGTGACGCCGGTCACCGGTCGCAGCGGGCAGCCCGCCGTGACCAAGGCGGCGGTGAACCCGAACGTCGGCTACACGCTCGCCGAGAGCGACGGCCCGGCCGGGTACGAGCAGGTCGGCGCGCCCACCTGCGTGCTCACCGGCACGCAGACCCCGGTGCAGACGCCGGACAACGTCCTCACGCCCACCTTCGGGCAGGACATCACCTGCACGTTCGTCAACGCGGACGTGCCGCCACCGCCGCCGGCCCCGGGCCGGGTCACCCTGGTCAAGGAGGTGCAGAACACCTACGGCGGCACCGCGAAGCCCACCGACTGGGTGCTGAGCGCCACCCCGCCCGACGGCTCCGGGGCGGACCCGGTCAGCGGTCGCAGCGGTGAGCCCGTGGTCACCGATGCCCAGGTGGTCGCCGGTGTGCCGTACACCCTCAGCGAGAGCGGCGGGCCGTCCGGCTACGAGCTGACCGAGCTGCGCTGCGCCTTCAACGACACCGGCGAGCCGGCGCCCACCCCGGACAACGTGCTCACCCCGGCCGCCGGTCGCGCGTACACCTGCACCTGGCGCAACGGGCAGCTCGATCCGGGCGGGACGTACCTGACGCTGGTCAAGAAGGTCTGGGGCAAGGCCGCCCCGACCGAGTGGACGCTGAGCGCGACGCCGCAGAACGCGGCGACGCCGATCAGCGGCCCGTCCGGCAGCGCCGAGGTGACCAGGGTGTCGGTGCAGGCCGGCGTCGGCTACCGGCTCGCCGAGTCGGGCGGCCCCGAGGGCTACCAGGAGGCCGGGGCGCCGGAGTGCGTGCTGACCGGCACCGACACCCGGGTGCCCGTGGTGGACCGGGTGGTCACCCCGGCGCAGGGGCAGGACGTCACCTGCACCTTCGTCAACCGCATGGCGGAGAAGCCGTTCCCGCCGTTCCACCCGGGCAAGCACCTGCCGGTCACCGGCATGAAGCTCACCGGGGTGATCGGTGGCGGCGCGCTGGCGGTGACGGCCGGTGTGGTGCTGACGGTCCTCGGATGGCGGCGACGCCGATCGGTGTGACGCTGGATGGTCGGCCGGTGAACGGCTGACCGTGGCGGCCCGGTGGGACCTGCTCCCGCCGGGCCGTCGCGCGTACGCGGTCCGCGATGGCCCGGGCCGACATTGCGGCCGTGCCCCGCGTGGTGCGGCGGGCCATCCCGGGTCGGCGGGGTTACGTGGTGGTGTCCGACGTTGTAACGTGCGGCCATCCCGTCCCGGGCACTTGTGTGCGCCGACCACATAGCCCGTGGGTGACGTCACTTCTAGCGTGAGCCGACAACTGACAATCCTCCTGTCCTCACCTGGAGTCGCAATGACGATCCGGCACACGCGACGGGTGTTCCTTACCGCCGCCACCTCGGTGGCGGTCGCTCTGGCCGCCACGGCCTGTGGCAGCCCGCAGGACACCGCATCCGGCGGCGGCGACGCCGCCCCGGTCAAGGTCGGTCTGGTCTACTCCCAGTCCGGGCCGCTGGCCAGCTACGGCAAGCAGTACATCGAGGGGTTCAAGGCGGGCCTCGACTTCGCCACCAAGGGCACCGGCAAGGTCGGTGACCGCAAGATCGAGGTGACCGAGGCCGACGACGCGGGCGACCCGGCCAAGGCCGTCTCCGCCACCAAGGACATGATCGGCAAGGGTACGAAGATCATCGCCGGGTCCACCTCCTCCGGGGTGGCGCTCCAGGTGGCTCCGATCGCGGCGCAGAACAAGGTCCTGTTCATCTCCGGTCCGGCCGCCACCGACGCGGTGACCGGCGCGAACAAGTACACGTTCCGGTCCGGCCGGCAGTCGTGGCAGGACGTGACGACCGCCAAGTCGTTCATCGGCGACGCGGCCGGCAAGAAGGTCGTCGTCTTCGCCCAGGACGGCGCGTTCGGCGACGCGAACGAGGCCGCCGTCAAGGCCGTGATCGGCGGCGCCGGCGCGACCGTGAGCAGCGTCCGCGCGCCGGCCAGCGCCACCGAGTTCACCCCGTTCGCCAGCCAGATCAAGGCCGCCAAGCCGGACCTGCTCTTCGTCGCCTGGGCCGGCACCACCGCCGGCGCGATGTGGCAGACGCTGGACCAGCAGGGCGTCCTCGCCTCCACCACGGTCGTCACCGGCCTGGACATCCGCGCCTCCTGGCCGACGTTCGGCGCGGCCGGCAGCAAGATCTCGTTCCTGTCGCACTACTTCGACGGGGCCAGCGACACCGAGGCGGCCAAGGCCGCCAAGGCGAAGGTCGCCGGCGGCACGCTCGACCTGTTCCACCCGGACGGGTTCGCCGCCGCGCAGATGGTCGTCCGCGCCGTGCAGGAGGGCGGCGACGACGTGGACAAGATGATCAAGGCGCTGGAGGGCTGGGAGTTCGAGGGCGTCAAGGGCACCATGAAGATCCGCGCCGAGGACCACGCGCTGCTCCAGCCGATGTACCAGGCCAAGCTCTCCGGCAGCGGCACCACCTTCACGGCCACCGCGCAGAAGACCCTGACCGGTGACGAGAGCGCGCCTCCGGTCGCGCAGATGAAGGGCTGACCCGTGCTCGCCACCCGCGGTCTGACCTGGCGGATCGGTG
Coding sequences within it:
- a CDS encoding GntR family transcriptional regulator, which encodes MPTAEAPYRQIANELTAKIRSGELKPGDKLPSTRELAESYGVHMNTASRALSLLHDRELITGQPGRGTYVAEPPGQ
- a CDS encoding DivIVA domain-containing protein gives rise to the protein MRNVLHLFHPARRPRGGRAPNEGWYRSESCRPLSVGQIRERRFRTVRRGGLDPADVHAFLHRVAGDLALARHDAARCAEENNRIKRALRAWQSRFAPGAYR
- a CDS encoding VWA domain-containing protein, with the translated sequence MSILRATRMRRWWCAAAAATLVGGLLPLVGPQAATPARAADANNATLVVNKGGDRVGEQTVGPLAGATFDFYAGVSGTRPAPGATPNASCTTDASGRCAVDLPGRTGTSQGYWIIERSAPDGWRVVDSLVTGNGSSAPFQSTPYNGVFTGAVANNQTYTFPVETTGNTNRTARGPVWADERDNPALPGSCGLHVALLIDVSGSIRPDLPVVKNAANGFVDALTGTPSEIALYSFATDATAVLNPTPVSDQAGANTVKDAINGLTAGGTTNWDQGLWQIAAAPFDYDAVIILTDGNPTVYGPPPVQGSGSYTRFVEVENGIFSANAVKAKGTRVVAVGVGAGVSGAPDNLIAISGPVANSDYYQTGYDQLAAVFRELALENCRGTVSVVKKVIPPGGGDPQPAGGWTVSSSSAGVTPPSAVTDTSTGAVNLAVDLGGQPSRAVAIAETPQAGFALVPQDGLNATCAASGQPVLVTNNGDFGFNVNALANDAVTCVILNQAEVAPATVVVNKTWVINGQTYPDPEQGTSFQAALVLPGIDQPAWGVEYHDYEVGQSIVVDENITALPPGCTNTASGDLGEQTLAAGTNTFQITNTATCETKLALVKSVRNPYGVPEPPASAWDLTAYGPNGFTVKSGDPARPVVEDAVYALGENTVPGFTQTVVQGAVIVPPATGSWSCALRQRDGSVGNPGFDGTDGRVSVQIGQTAVCTAVNEAQPAQLTLVKEVRNTHGGTAKPTDWVLSATPPAGSVTPVTGRSGQPAVTKAAVNPNVGYTLAESDGPAGYEQVGAPTCVLTGTQTPVQTPDNVLTPTFGQDITCTFVNADVPPPPPAPGRVTLVKEVQNTYGGTAKPTDWVLSATPPDGSGADPVSGRSGEPVVTDAQVVAGVPYTLSESGGPSGYELTELRCAFNDTGEPAPTPDNVLTPAAGRAYTCTWRNGQLDPGGTYLTLVKKVWGKAAPTEWTLSATPQNAATPISGPSGSAEVTRVSVQAGVGYRLAESGGPEGYQEAGAPECVLTGTDTRVPVVDRVVTPAQGQDVTCTFVNRMAEKPFPPFHPGKHLPVTGMKLTGVIGGGALAVTAGVVLTVLGWRRRRSV
- a CDS encoding substrate-binding domain-containing protein — protein: MTIRHTRRVFLTAATSVAVALAATACGSPQDTASGGGDAAPVKVGLVYSQSGPLASYGKQYIEGFKAGLDFATKGTGKVGDRKIEVTEADDAGDPAKAVSATKDMIGKGTKIIAGSTSSGVALQVAPIAAQNKVLFISGPAATDAVTGANKYTFRSGRQSWQDVTTAKSFIGDAAGKKVVVFAQDGAFGDANEAAVKAVIGGAGATVSSVRAPASATEFTPFASQIKAAKPDLLFVAWAGTTAGAMWQTLDQQGVLASTTVVTGLDIRASWPTFGAAGSKISFLSHYFDGASDTEAAKAAKAKVAGGTLDLFHPDGFAAAQMVVRAVQEGGDDVDKMIKALEGWEFEGVKGTMKIRAEDHALLQPMYQAKLSGSGTTFTATAQKTLTGDESAPPVAQMKG